AAGTAGCAGATCCAGATACCAATCAAGATTTTCACATACCTTACCGTATAAATCATAGCAGCAAGAAGATGCTGAAATGAGACATCAGAGAGACCAACCTGAAGAAGGAGCAAGTGGTGATCTAGCAGTCCAGCTCAGGAAGATGAAGGAAATGCCCAAATACCCTTAGTTTCTGGAGGAGCAGCTGGTGCCTGAGCAAGGAGGAGAAATATTCAATTGTTCTAGTTCCAATAAGGGAGTGAAGTTACAGTCCCAGCAGGAGAAGTGGTAGAACCAGAGAGGGAGAAACCACACAATCTTCACAGCCACACCAGAGTCATTAACAAGGTAATCCTGAAATAAGAATGATAGGGAAATCACATCATGGCATGATTCTTGGTTGATGCATATATTAGTATGTTTAGGAGTTGTGTGCATGCACTTAGTTATATCCATTAAACCTGAAAAATGAACCTAAGTAGATGGCAGCCATGTTGATCTGTGCatatactagtactagatgTTGGGGTTATATTACTGAATATGCATCCTTAGTTCAATAAGGTAAAGTTTTTTTGAGTAGTTGGACAGGATAATATCATCCTAAATTTAGTGGATTCTCAGAAGGATAATTCAAGTACAGATCGGTTATCTCATTTCATAGTTAGCAACAAGAATTATTCCAGATGAGTTATAAATGCATTTCAGTTAAGGGTTTGCATATGTGCATAGTTCTTGAAATCAGGATTCATGATAGACCCTATAGTAGGAACCTTGATTACATAAACAATTAGAACTAATTATAACCTGACTGAATTTGACCTTATGAATATAGCAGAAGTTCAGGAGGCACTGGTATTTCAgattaaaatataaaagattaggTAGCAGCAGGTTTTAGTAAAAAGAATAGAATTGAGCAATTAAGGATAGCATGTGAAATTAGTAGATTATGAATCTGGGTTTGCATATGTATCTAGTTCCTTACTACAAAATTCAGAAAAGACATCATAGGATGAATCTGGATGTACATTTAAGCATGTATAGTGTTAAGTAATAATAGTTGTACTAAATCGTAAAGACTTAACAGAACATGCAAGTTTCTTTACCAGATCATTATGTGCAGGAGAGTAAATGTTAGAGCATAGTCTCATAATAAAACCATTATAAATAATAGTTGACCAGTAGTCTAATTTATCAACAACTCTAATCTAATAAATTATGTAGAGATGAAATTCTGGACATATAGACCAGCAGTATATTATTTAGAGAAACAAATTATCATTTATTAACTTCAAGATTCAAGTTTTAGGGATTTTCAGTCCAATAATTCTTAGTATAGATATTGCCATGATTATCAAAGTGTAGAACCATGTAAATTGCTTCATCATTGAATAAGATTTTAGCTAAAGATCTGGTCCTGCTAGTATGTCACTATCTTCAGAAGATTCAGTTAATTCaacatgtatgcatatataagGACCAATGATGTTAGTGTGATTTAAATTTCAGTAATTCAATTCATGGGTTTATTCATGTCTGGATTCATTCATCGTGAGCATATAGGCATCATCCATCTTAGCAAGCCAATTTCTCTAGAACCCTAGAACTACTAATTACAATCCATAGCATAGAGTCATCAAGTTGATCATTAGGATTAGTTTACAAGTATCATTAGTGCATTACAACCATAAATCAGTAGTAGATAAGGGGAAGAACACCTTACTAGTACAACACTAGAGATCAGGGAAAAGGAGATAGAAGAGCGAAATTGAAGTGGTAGCAGCGATAGGGGCCAGGGGAAAACTTCCCTAAATCCTTATCTCGCCGGAGTTGGTCGCCGGTTGCATCTTAGGTTGAGGAGGCTGGAGGCTAGGGTTAGCAGAAACGAGCTCATGGGAGCTAGGGGAACCGATTCGCGGCTGCGGGACATCTGCTAGAGGGGTCGCCGGAGTGGGGCGCGGCAGCCGGCGCTAGGGAGAGtgacggcgtcgccggcgctgcctaggaagcggcggcgctggagagagcgtgagggagagaagaggagaacgaggaaaaagagagaagaggaagaaggtggtgTAGTGGACTTTTTTGTTGGGCTTCTACATGTGGGCTGTATGCCTGTATATaggaggaattttttttatttataattttttttattaaaagttttacaaaaataattttccattttgaaaattgacggaaatagtcgcctaccgccctctgggagggcgatttttaaaaatcgccctcccagagggcggcgaaaatgacgtggcagacggccgttcgctctcgggcgacggccgtcaacgaaatttgcaggcggcccccttgccgccctccgcgagggcgattttgtactgtgcggggggccgcctgcaaatgggcggcgagggggggcatggaaatttgcaggcggcccccttgccgccctccgcgagggcgattttgcactgtgcgggggcccgcctgcaaatgggcggcgagggggcatggaattttgcaggcggcccccttgccgccctgggggagggcgattttgtactgtgctctatattttttttatataaatatcaatagttatcaaatctttttatattgaaaactatacaagattaaaatctccaagattggtaaaatacaattttattattttttagggcatatttggaatgttaccgtacaaatattttgttaatgccaaaatataagcaagttttggcactaccaaatatttggtaaggtaaaattgcatttgatcatatttggtttgctgccaaaatgtaaaattgtagtgaagaatgttgtacataatctcaattctagattacgtattaccaattaataggcttccattttcgtgtgtggtgtggtagtgggaaagaagatatgaagaggttgccttcagattgtcaattatatagcgtcgttttcactgcaatatatgtgaactcaatgagatacattattcattagatgtgacaagacgatcacgcgtgggcgtgattcactttatgtcaacaggcagcgccgaaagttgatagtgataactcgagctgccgcttttcatgtgtgctgttgtggactgtgcgcgctactggatatggcactaccgtgaagcgccgaaagtgtgttgttgtgagcataagttgttcaagcaccatacgaatgaaaagaactacgtagacgagacaaacacaagtagtactgcagtagtaatagcaaaagtagtactgctttacaagtttgtaagccaaaagaaacggtcacataaggactgaagaggtagaacactactgacgaggcctcttacccctgtccctcctaccctgcgccctaatgtgcccctgggagtacgtgagtcggtccgggggtacggcacggccaacccgtcctgcctgtacaggtgtgacctctggctgctcctgagtgtgcgcctctggagctcctccaagctgagaggagcctagtacgtcctggtggtctgcaccgtgcaagtcgtcgtcgtagaactggctagtaggaccagtcctaccggcgtgagacgaagaggccccagtaccgaagatcccggctgcaaatcctgctggacaaggaccatcagtttcgtataggtatttaacagtattaataaaaagtaaagtaccgtgtgggcgagggatcgacgctccgtgagaggaagagctggcgaacgcgcctgaagaggtggcgaacgcccctgcggagctcgcggaagcgccggtcgtgcctgcgaacgcgctcgaaggcatacgaggtcctgcgatgaggaaacgtgcagttaaaacatggtgacacattcgtgcaaaagctgaaacaaaaatgaactaatatctgggctgaactgtaccgtgcgaaaccggtgctgtaggtcgcactgctccgaagctaggggcgctcgaagacaaacgaggtcctgctccgacggtaggaccgcgaggccgtgggtgtaccggaccagctggaggtacgacgtccacggcgctgcgacaggagaagacgcgcatgaccgcacgcatcttctcctgcatccggtcgaaggtcgacctctgctcaacgtcagtcaagtgcaaacctctgttcaacctcacctggactgcggtgatatcggcactgatatcccgtgccgcatcagcctatgcaagatggaaataaaaaattcagtagttgtcctatattatgcaagataaatgacataattgttggaagtaatacaaattggacgtaccgccacgaagtagtctcggtcacggtgcgtgggatacgcgtccgtgacagcggcaacgtgcggctctggggcgtctggagtgaaggtcacacgcgcacgagtgcgaggaaggtaccagcgaaggtagtcacggtagttctcctccgtgtgtgggaagagctcgttgatcacctcctctgtagctaacacccagtcgtcaacgtactgctgtacacgtggagcccaaagtgcgcctgctagctgtccccgtcgagtcaacctgtgaagagaggtaaattgtatggctcgatgatgtaattatcataaaaatttagaaatgaacaatccgaactcacgagtggtcggcaggggggacggtcggctgcacgttgccgggaaacacctgcctaagtccgaactgtctcatcacacgctgcgatcacacgctgcggccagtgaggctcaacgaaaatgtcgaacaccatcggcaggatggtgagccagtaagcctggtcgcgtgtgcacaaggacgaaagtcctagcggtgctctcgcagcgacggcctcttctgtgtacggctcccagatgacgtcgctcggctggagacggtcaaactcgaacacgaagtccgggtaaccacgtctcacctggacgtgagcgtaacgacgctgcaataaacatgatcggaattagacatgttatgtgaaggaaaaaaaaagaagaggactgataaacttataacgcagcgaagttgcactaaccccacgtcgacaccagtaagtccccatcgtgggaccgtcctctggccactgcgcgctgcgaccaaccccgtagggtgcgctgtccaccactggtcgccctatggcaaacctctcggctgcccaaagctgaagcaacataggacagccagcgatgatcgctcccgcgtcagtcttcgtgcacgcctcacagagggcacggtacgtggctgctagcacggcagaaccccagctccactgcggcacgtcctgtggctgagcatccgcgatggaccgtgcgtagtggaccagccggaagtccacagcgtgcccgtgggtgctagtgaacatcacccacccgaacaaccacaacaggtacgcctcaagggagcgtcggaccgagtaatcatcagcgtcagggtgcagaaggtccgcctacagttaagaatgaaatgttagtacaaaacactgatccggtcgcaaataagcacgtatgataataacaacttatttacttacagtgaactggagcaaccaagccttgctaggcccgactgtagagtacggaggaagggtggtggtcggtcctaggtgtggaaggcgcatcacctgctcgaagcgcgcagtgatatcctccttccacccaaaaacaccgtcgacgggaccaactggtgctcccgccagcggtagcccgagcaggtacgacacgtcctgcagtgtcggagccatctccccacagggaaggtggaacgtgtgcgtctcaggtctccagcggtctacaagagcggcaaggagtgaccggtctgcatcccaccgcttcgctgggtcacggtcgtccgccgccgcctcaacaagcctacaaagtggtagaaggcctgccgcacgcaacctgtatagagcaaacttcaaacataagtataaaacaaagcaaagttgagttgaaatgtgaacatacgcgtaccaaggaacgtgacggaaggtgccgagctgtgcaccctcgactgctgacaggaacgagcggtggttcctgtcaatcccacggttcaacagcgccggtgtgtcgtacgccatacctgcatcaaataggttgatcagaaacatataaataattagttcaacataagtaataaatgttcataagcgaattactaacacatattaaacaagagtacaaacaaacaaaagtgtttagtccgaacactcatcacgataacattatgatacaacaccgaatagttcgcaatactactagtacaacaatagtcggaggtactcattacaacaagattgaattgaaattacacgatagaagtatttagtccgaacactcattacatcattttatttcctaaatcgaaagcattgttacaccatggaatcgcctgctgcgcgacgacgccttggccttgcgcgcctgcttgttgttccttcaccaggtggtcgcctaccatcacttgcctgtccagatggactagcatctgcgccgcttggaacttctgcattcttcgggcatgtcttgtaagtatggccgcgcagatcacacttgctgcagcgtaaagtcctcccacctgcttctgactcatccatatcatttctgatgcgtctagtttggcgtcgaccctttttcaccctaaacttagatggatctggaatataaaaaacttgggcactcagcgttgtgtaagatcctgagatcccgaacccatatatctcctcactccatgtatgaaagattgcttctttcctgaaataatttgagacgtacacattgggagatatgccacaatcaccggcagcagcaagaacgtgtgagcaaggaaggtgatgaagcttcggcttcatacaactgcaggtacatccaccatccgccttcaagagacattcctgcacggcttgcttgcgatagataccacgcctgctcctatcaacacacattatttcataccgatgcacttgtgtgccttgagcaacaactctatgtctccgtgcctttttgattttatcttccatgtactttgtcactacgttgccaaacactatgttgttatcggccatggacggaccaattttcttgtatcgatccctaaagtaggcttgcgtgccgtgaaggatgaattcaacaatagcaaccaatggaagtacccgaactcctcgcattacccagttgtacacctctgccaaattggttgtcattatgccataccgagatccatcggtgtcgaacaatagagtccacttctccttaggctcattctcaatccactgagagaaatttctgatggccgaccctgacctccttctcattgttggtgggtcatcatgtaatgcaccaagaggtatgggaggctcgtcaccttcaacttgtggtctgcgagattgctcatctgtttgcttcgttgtcaactcatccaacttgtcccacaactcattaaatttcttctcttggttctgtgcacagagcctcttaaagagctccataagatgcttgttcttgaattgcttgtagaaatttgcacccatgtgacgcatgcaccaccgactccgaacatcaggccacttagctggaagtcccttctcatcccaaccgttctgcaagtagtcaatagcccgcaacatacccgcatgacgatcatgtataaggcaaacgttgggcctcatacgcaccactgcaatgtgcactctctctaggaaccagtaccagctttcagtgttctcactctctacaaatgcaaaagccataggtagaacctagttgttcccatcacacccaattgctgtcaatatctgacctcggtatttacctgtcataaaagttccatctatgcatagaacaggtcgacaatgcacaaaagcattgatgcaagcacccaatgagaaaaaggctctttgcagcacactctttgttctatcttcaaccgatgtaaatgtatgtaggtcatagtaagtattattattcctctgggcaatggtggctaacaaacgaggcaaattatcataagaagcttcaaatgtgccatacctcatctcaatgatcttttgtttggctctccaggcctttgcataggttatggtgtacttgaatttgttctcgatgtgcctaataattgattttggttcaaagccaatgttaccaacaacactgctgtacatctcacttgccacaaaagctgaagtgatgtttcggtgatacttctccaccccttgtaagtagcacttgtgctcggtcacaatgctaactttccaataatcattccatttacccttatatgcatggacacgccacggacaatcttccttcatgcacctcacttcatacacataatttgttgacttgaccaccctaaactctctctgcaatgaaactgcccaatgcttcaccgcctccttcatctcatccttatgagcataccttgcaccctcaattacctcgtactccttatactcccagggtacatgatcaccctctgatataacaagaccagagaagtcctcatttgcccaatcagtggccattacatcaccttcctcatcggatgatgcgtcgtcctccgcttgctcattatccgaatcttccctctccatttcatcaacaattataccgactctctccccctcatccgccatgcccatggcctgctcctcccttggttgattttcctcattttgcatcgatggtccaacaacatcccctgcattgctaggaccctccacatcttcggtttgcattgaaacatttgtatctttctcttgtaccgacacaaatataacgaggggccatgaccgttcaaaagccatttccacataccgtctccaagcagcagtgctgtccatcggcattagttcccaaaaataaccttctattgcacgactcactacaacagatactgacattgtgtagacttcttggtctattctaaatcctctcaacaaccaactataaattgactgaaatgttctctccgcaggcctatcgatgcccttagatgtcattacaaaatctgacagatcaacaccatctggaccaaatctaatatttccttcaccgtgaactatctgaaatgtgaccttacttgacattgtgcctgatgaaaacaataactgcgttaacctcgcatttctgtactacgccctaagttacattctctacaatattgttctctaaatttctaaaagtaggttacattctccagatcaaactaaactacatcttacaattaacactactgtctatgtctcaattcatactattatattctatgctctggatctacacatatgtgctgtgtgctacagatctgctaaaatatatggaactaaaactaaaacgcaacatatgtactcaaacgtaatatattagtacaaatgcaaaagatgtatgggagcatacctgtgatgaagtgagcgaaccagcagggcttcgccgctccccttctgctgccctcccctctctctctctttcgttttttttggatttttagtgaatataatgaaatttcataggggaggggctgggctttataggggggaggcaaaaatcgccctcccccagggcggcaagggggccgcctgcaaaattccatgccccctcgccgcccatttgcaggcggccccccgcacagtgcaaaatcgccctcgcggagggcggcaagggggccgcctgcaaatttccatgccccccctcgccgcccatttgcaggcggccccccgcacagtacaaaatcgccctcgcggagggcggcaagggggccgcctgcaaatttcgttgacggccgtcgcccgagagcgaacggccgtctgccacgtcattttcgccctcctctgggagggcgatttttaaaaatcgccctcccagagggcggtaggcgactatttccgtcaattttcaaaatggaaaattatttttgtaaaacttttaataagaaaaattataaataaaaaaaattctatataggAGTACTAtagaatttaattattattGATTATTGAATATAAATCTCTCTCAAGTATGGTAAAACTtctttcaattaaaataattactCTCTTAAAAATAAAAGTGAAATGATGTTTGTTTTAACACTAGATTCTTTAGTCCAATTTTGTTATATAAATCATAGATCTTTACCGAATCAAAACATACAAATATATTTAACTATATtcaacttaaaaatatatatgggtcATCTAGTTGAGTCTTGAGGTAAGAGTCGATAACCTATAGTGGTTGTAGATCAGGTATGATATTAAGGTTAGGCATATCATGTGCATCATACTAATATATACATTCTTGGTTTTAGTTTTAATTCGCCATATTTTTACAGTTGGATATTTATCTTGGATTTCTTGGAGTTCTTCAATGATTTATTCGTTCTTCAATTGTGGGTATCTCAGGCAAGTCCAACATCTTTGACCATCTCTTGTTATATTTTTGTAATTGCAATCTATATGTATCACATTGCATTAAATTATAGTTTCtatgattaaaaataaatatgctGATGGATTGGATTGACTGGTGGAGCAGTCAGTCATACTATAGATGTATTCTGAACTTGCCATGTGGTGGGGGTTCAGTTGTATATATTTATCATCATAAGGTTAAACAACAACTGTTATATGGCATTCAAGCGCCATAGCGATCGTGTTGACCATATGATCTGGAATGGAACAGGCTGGCTTAGTAGTTCTTTCTTAATGGCTTTATCCTACGGGCTTAAGGACTTCCGCGAATCCCGTGAGCGTGGGCTAGCGATGAGGGTTGCCGTTGTTGCGGAATCTGATTAGATGATGTAGATCGCCGTTGTTGTGGGAATCACCCGCAGAGATAATTGCCAGATGGGATTGATGAAAAGCTTGTGACCTTAGCCTTGCCGACATACACCATGAAGTGTGCTTAGGCGCTGGCGTGGTGGCAGTGTAGCGTGGGCGTTAAAAGGTTTAAGGCGTCTATGGGTACAGCGACACACCTCTGCAGAGTGTATGAATTGTGATATGTCACTCCCTGTTTCGGGTAAAAACTGCGAACGCGGCAGGAAAGGAACCTATCGGAGGTTCTAGTACCTGTGGTGCCTTATATGCAGTAGATTTTATAATTACTTAATATGAGATTTTATTACACTGTTGTATGAACATGCATAAAATTCTTGGTTGGATTATGGGATTTGGAGATATATGTATTATGCAGGTggattatgggcatatatttGTTGGATTTCTATAGTTGGACTTGTTGAGTACCATTCGTACTCATCTCATATATATTATCCTTTGTAGATGTTTGAGCTAACTCTTTAGGCGTCGAAAAAGTTCTCTTGGAAGATGAACAACAAGGAGAAAAATTTGGGAGTTGTATATGAAGTAAAGCATGGTCAGTATCAAGTCAAGATAAAGATCATTACTGGAAATTGTTGTTGAGGTAAATTTAGTTATTATGTTGATAAAAGCTATTTTCTATGGTTTTTATTTAATGGGTTTTGCTACAATTGTTTCTGCTATGCTACTCTGGTGTGCACATTTCTTGGTAAGTTAGTTCTTACTAAGGAATGAGTCGTAGACCGGTATTCTACCTCAGAAGTGGAATACAAGGGTCGCTACAGGTGGTATCAGAACATTGTAAGTTCTTAGGACCTAAATACGTAATAGTTAGAGGACTGTAGATGATTTAAGGATGAATTACTCTTCATATTCCATCTCATTCTAATTCCTTGCTTAGATATTATATCTCTTTTGTCTAAATCCCTTCATCTATTCTACTTCTTATCTATCTTTTTCCACTAGTACATCCATCTTATTAGAATTATG
The Oryza sativa Japonica Group chromosome 6, ASM3414082v1 DNA segment above includes these coding regions:
- the LOC136357087 gene encoding uncharacterized protein, with protein sequence MRQFGLRQVFPGNVQPTVPPADHSLTRRGQLAGALWAPRVQQYVDDWVLATEEVINELFPHTEENYRDYLRWYLPRTRARVTFTPDAPEPHVAAVTDAYPTHRDRDYFVAADAARDISADITAVQVRLNRGLHLTDVEQRSTFDRMQEKMRAVMRVFSCRSAVDVVPPAGPVHPRPRGPTVGAGPRLSSSAPSFGAVRPTAPVSHGPRMPSSAFAGTTGASASSAGAFATSSGAFASSSSHGASIPRPHGFAAGIFGTGASSSHAGRTGPTSQFYDDDLHGADHQDVLGSSQLGGAPEAHTQEQPEVTPVQAGRVGRAVPPDRLTYSQGHIRAQGRRDRGKRPRQ